Genomic DNA from Solanum dulcamara chromosome 4, daSolDulc1.2, whole genome shotgun sequence:
CAAACTTTTAGACACCACTAGATTTGATGCATATAAAATAGGGactatttcaaatatatttaataaactaattagtttacaacaaatatagtcatgttttattcacataaaaaatagccaaaatcataggaaatatacggtgactatacaatatagcttgccaaaagtcatagaaagtatacactAACTATActatatagattacttatacatgagttatacactgaatatacattatgatacactctatacatgaaatatacaccgAATAAAAATCGAATGAccattttttggtaattaaaatGACCGAATGGCCAtcttgtaatgaccttgagggtgattttcgtaaatttgtacaaaacacgcgtgaacagtaacacgcgtgaacagtaactttttgggcagaaaatgcccttttcttcccatttcaatatttttcatcatttgtttgagttcttgaactccttgaggtgatttgagaagagatttttgaggcaaagtgttgggtaagtgatttttgacctaaaaccttcttttttcattaaatttttgacgattttaactcttaaattttagtttcaaaccccaaaaatctttgtttcttccctaatccgaatttaaggaaaattgtgatttccaactcgttttgagctctatttttatgggtttttcaaccatgagttccttattaccaatagaatgggattgttcaataaatttccagatttgacccttttcgaaaatagttaatttttggaccattttacccccggttccgaaacctatcaatatgggtgtcattggactccttgtgacgtgtatgtttcattgttgatagtgggttgtcattccgggcgctgaattcgagagttgcttgtccggtggaggtattcgagtgcggcttcggcaattgaggtaggtttggctatctttctttgagattgagatggggtaattagtcattcatatgttatagactttgggatggggttgtagtatgagttgagaatgttatatatattgtgatgtccgtgtggaggcttatttattaatgtgttgccgtgacggggtttatttgtattacatagcccgtgtgggggccttatttgttatcttatttgctttgagagcatgtgaattatgatttgcctaagagagaggcttgagtatattatttgacttgtgatgccgcctgagagattgagttgggggttttgagcatacttgagtattgaaatattgttgagaaaggggtgaatatttaaatgaaagtgtgttcttcccgttactatttattgagggtgaatatcatgtgtaggttaagttttgagaactttgaacattataccacatgtgagttgattattacttccatgcatatgtgttttgatgcattcatcctcattcatcacatcatgaaatatgggaagttgagaaatatggaaattctttttgagaaagaaaatgaaacacctttaaacctttgtatcttgagtccctgaccgaggcagttttccggcagggtagtggatgcattgtgatcccaacctttgtatcttgagtccctgaccgaggcagttttccggcagggtagtggatgtattgtgatcctaacctttgtatcttgagtccctgaccgaggcagttttccggcagggtagtggatgcattgtgatcccttgaccacgaggaggtggcaaggataatgagattgaggtatatggtctgcgagacccccatgggtcctgcttggtagcacagctcggcaggtgtatacgacaggctgtgcgacagtcttgattccaccgtaccaccacatcattgcatcatcatattgcattgcattgcattgacatttgtgctgcttgaattatttgattaattgtgattatgagttgttattatactttattcgtgccactatatatataaactggcggcaccgatgccgaagtgggatttttctatatgcaggtggaagcgttccttagtttatttcataggtttgattaattccttatactcagtcagctaaaacctactgagtacatgtgaattgtactcacccctacttctgtgtccctttttgatgcagatactagtcggggtaccccacgtggcagttaatattctagcggattgtgtaattctcagattagtggtgaggtcccagaattcggatcgtcactagtctatctttatttttcagtcttttgtatcattcagagacttatgttgtatcttcagattcgaaccttgtataagatgctctttatacttatgacaccaggttttgggataatttcttcattgtttttttttctttttatttaaatcgtggaatcactttcccctttgggagtcttgtgtgaattttatttttagggttacacatcagattgggttttgagatgtgtgccatcatgacctcagtttttgggtcgtgacacatctGCTGTAATTATCCCTATAAAATATTTGAGATATACAAAGACACACAAAcgtgcaagaaaagaaaatcaaacTACTTAGAGCATCAGATACTTTAGTGGTTTGGCAAAGTTATTTTCCTTCAAGCAAGAGGAAGGTTTTAAGAGAAGAAGACCAGGCTCTAAGACTACTAGCTACTTCCCTCTACAAATGGGCACACCCATATATGTACTCATTAACTCTAAATTACAGCCTTGATCTTGGAAACGCAATTTCATCCTTTGACCCAAGATCACTAGCTAGGGCCTATATGCCTCTCAAGTATGAATTTCCAGATCTTCACTGCACATGTAGAAGCCACCATGACCCAAAGAAGGCAATGGAGTTCGAATATCACCTTTAGAGGAATTGTTAGAAGTTAAAAGGACAGATTTCATTACTGAAAACACTGGAGGAAGGGGGCCTGTGAATCTGATCATATAATCAGGTAAAAAAGGTATTTTACAGTTACAGCATGTACAAAAATATGATCCACTCTAGGAGAGCTGATAAGGTATGACCTTGGAAGATTTTGGGAAGAATAGAGCCCTTACAAAAGTAACCTGTTTTGGATGGATGGATTACTATGCATGAAGCATGAAGCATTGCTAATACTACGAAGGAAAAGAAGGATTGTTACTGTAATATAATTTGCTATCTCAAATATGGAAACAATATGCTCATGCATTGGTTATATAAGCAGCCACATTCATAAGATGAAATCAGCAAAGCAAAAATTGTCAAGATCAAAATACCCTACCCAATGCTGGGTCTTTCCCAGGACAAACAATATTAATGGCAAGACCCTTGTAATTACCATAGAACCGCATCCAAGGGACTCCCTTTGGGAACCTGCATTGAGCACATCAGATATTAGATCCAAGAAGAGACAACAGAACAAACCACTAAGCATGGTAAAAATTTACTGCATAAATAATTACACTCTACAATTGAGCACATGGAAAATTTAGAGGTTCCTGGTCATCATAATAAAATTCCCAGATCTTTTGAAAGAATCCAACAAGGCAACAACTCTTACAAAATTTATTTTCGAATAGGATATCATTCTTTTTTCTAAATCATGTGAATCATcctcaaaatattttcagtttcaATAAGTATTACTCCCTCCATCCCATTTTATTGCATCGTTTGACTTGGCAtggtgtttaagaaaaaaaaggaagacttttgaaacttgtggtctaaaacaataCTTAGATATGTGTGTTtgtaaattatttcattaaggtTAAAAGGAAAATTTTAAAGCTACATTGTTTCTAATTATACTAAGGTGACATTCTTTTGGAACAGACTAAAAAGGAAGGGTACCACATAtaatgggacggagggagtaatacACATGTAACGCATCATAATCTTGCTAATTTGTTTAACATGCAGCCTAATACAACATCCACATGATTCAACAGGTAAACACTGGAACATTTGTTGTCACAACGAAAATATACATTTCACGGATATTTCATTTGCAAATTACTCCAATTTTTTGTCATATGCTATaatcttctttatttctttttaggaTTGATCCTATTCAGTGTTGAATAACATACTTGGAACACTATATAAGATGCTAATAACACAGTTAGAAAAAGAACTGCATAGTAAAATCTCTCATAGTCAGCTCTTGCTTCCTCAAGGGGTTGTAGCTTCATTTCCAATCcactatttttaaaaactgaTTTCACTCCAAATCCTGACGACCAAGTTTAGAACCAGAAAGCCATAGGGGCTTTTACATAATTCGTTTTCAAAAAAGCAATCCAAAGTATGACTCCCTCTTATTGACCAGGCCAACTAGTTTGTTCTCCAAAATCATGTATGTATAAAGCTTAAAACTCCAATTACCTAAATGACAAAGTTGATTAAGTAAAATTGCATTAATATATGGTATACCAATACACGGCTTACACATTCTTGCTGGTCAGAGCTCTAGCATCTAAAATATTTACCACCTCAAAACTTATCCAATAACTACTATTTCATTTCTTCTACTAGTTTTTGGTTATCTTCACATGTCTAGCTAGATAATCTCTATGACCCTCATCACACTGTTTCAAAAGAAAAAGTCAAATTCTTTTTTACCTTTGCTTACATATTTCAACATtttccatgaatattttagCTATGAAATTGTGATTTATTAAATACGTggattatatttaaaaaatgagaaaGTCATGTCCAGAATCACAACTAAACTTAGATGTATTTAGTCCTCTTATTCTTGATCTTTTGGTACATAAGAACTCATATCCAAAAAATTCCTCTTGATCTTTTGGTGCATAAGAACTCATATCCAAAAAAGTAAGGGGGAAAGCCAGAAAGGGGAAAATTTCCAACTTTTTAGTTATGATTTTGTACATGATCTCTTCAATTCTGAGTGAGTAAAAGcctcaaataagaaaaaatggaGCTTACACGGAATTGAGGTCCTCAATAAGCTGGAACTTCTTAACAAGAGGTAACGCTTCCGTTTGCATAGCTGACGATTCACAGATAAAAATTTTTACCAtcaacatgatttcataatCAGACAAAGCAATTACACGTACAAAGCAAACAgagaaagttttttttttttaacaaaaaaagtACCAATGATGAAGACGACGGTGGAGATAGGGCGGTTATCAACTGAGGAAACGACGGCGGAGGCCTCCTCCTTGACTTCTGCTAATTTATCGCCGTGAGGAGGAACCATTTTTACAGTTAATTCCTTTGAACACTTTCTTCGATTTCAACTTCTGcgattgagaaattgagaatcGAAGTGGTAACTTGAACACTATTATTGGAGTAGTATTCTATTAACAGCTTGGACTGAAAATGTGGGTTCAACCGGCCCATTGTCGCACCGACCCGACCCAAAATCCAATTGAAATTAAGCAAGTGGCTGTCGATCATTTATTCATTTAAGAGAAAATAGTGAAATAATCCCCCCCTCTATTACCGAATTTTCAACTACATATCAACTATATACTTATATTTTACGACCCCTGAACCTTTTAAAAATGGAATATATAACTCCTTAAATGCTGAGTTGGCACAGAGAGTGTATTTCACGAGTTgaccaattttatttttaatatcgtctctcctctttttctttttctttttctttttcgttattctttctctctctttcacCATAACACACACACTCAAATACATCAACCCCATAGATATTTAGGTTTATTATTTGTGTGATATATGAATTGAAAGTGATTTATGCTTCTACATTGTCTATTACTATTTCTTGCTAAATCAAGAatcattattgaatattttttttttaattttgttctctcttcttcatcattGTGCACTTTctgattttttcaaaaatccatttttaTTCCTCTAATTTCCATGACTTTTAGGCACAACTATCTTCTTCTTACAAACCTCACTTAAACCATAGTAATTTCTTCTTAATCCCTTAATCTAATCCCGCACCAATGTCAATTTTCCCctcaatctttatttcaatCTCGGCGCTAGCATAACAATATTCGATGCTCTGCTCCATTCTTCTCAGAGAAGCACCACACTGATTCACTCGATTTCGAAGACATCATTGAGCTAcccttttttctcttcctctcaTTCTCTTCCTTGATGCTATTTCCGTGCTGTAAATTTTCGAGTTCTATTACCATATAACGATGCATAACCATCTTCAAATTGACCTTTCTTTTGGTGTTATTTActccaaaaagaaaaggaaaaaaatggaaaaggaaaaaaaagaagagaaaagggGATATAAgaggaaataatagaaaatagaattattttttttttttttaaaaagacagTATTACGTGGTAGGGGCGCGTCCAGTTCACCACTTAATACAGATTTGGTTGTGACTTTTTAAGGGGATATGTATTCCACTTTTAAAAGGTTTAGGGGGGTAATAGGACCTCCGTGAAATATAAGTGTGTAGTTGAAAATCCAATAATAAATTGAGGGGGCATTTGTCTATTTTCTCATTCATTTAACCGTTGATAAATTTGGAAGACtcttttgaaagaaagaaataaaatattacttaaaaggTTTGTGCTTATATCAGTGTTTTAAAAGACTCTATTGAGACTCGCTTCGGGGCTCGCCCTGGGGCAGGGCTCAAAACGCCCCAAAACTTAAGTGTGGGACTTAGTTCTGTAAGGCTTTACGCCTTAAGCATGCCCAACACTCGGGCTCGCCTAACAGATCTTACATAAATTGTATTAAAATCTTTAGTTAACACTGTAAACCCTCATAATTCTTGAATAAATGAATGatacttaataatttttaatctaTAGAGATGAGAAGATTAAGAGTAACTCAAATAACAAGTTGTAGTAtcatatttttactatttggtAACACTATAAAGGTGATTATATATTACTTaacatttcttttaaaaatacgTAGCGGAATTTTACTTTTTCACTTATCATTGGTGTTTGTGATTTTGTTATATGTCTCAAAATTATCACATTTTATTTAGCTATTTGAacgtaattttatttttattgatgatggagtgatgtttttattataatactaataagttttattgattattttcttttaggaGGTTAAATTGTATAGtatgataaaaaaattgagaaataatgattcttttattataagaaagttaagatattagattatttatagaaaaaattatctaaatacacaccttattttaccatattatctaaaatttcctaccatttgaaaaaaattataaaaattcgtACTCTGATACATCACTATACGCgatgtatcgatcggatacaATATTTTACGGAATGTATTAGGACATCAGATACATTACTTTACGCAATATATCAGTCAGATACATattttacgtgatgtatcaggacgtcggatacatcactttacgctaTGAATTCGTCGGaaacatcactttacgcgatgtatcaggACATACATGATGTATCCGAATTCCACAAAAAAAATGGATTTCAGGTAATTTTTAAAGGAGTAAGGATAGAGTGTAATTGGGAAGAGTCATTATGAAATTTAGataaaatttacttatttataatTGGGAAGAATCACTATAGgatttaggtaaaatttacttatttatacTTATATAGTCATGTTAgaagttttattttctattaGTTTCCAAAATCATActtgtaattatttcaaactatttatgtattttaataattttgtgttattatattattataccATATtgtaaattaacaatttaaagaTCCATAGGGCTTACGCCCCACGTCTCGAGGCTTACGCCTCTTCCTATACTAAGTAAAACGCCTAGCTTCACGCCCCCGCCTTTTAAAACACTGGCTTATATTAAGGGTCCTGTAGGGTTGTCATGTACTACAACCCTCTCCCGACGTCTAAAcactttcaaaaattcaaattcatagcAAAATAATAGATTCAGAGATGAATCCAGCGGGAATCGTCCCGAAATTCCATCCATAACTTTGAAATATCACATATTACAAACATGATTACTATAGCAAAATTCCAAAAACAAACTgccaataattttcaaaaaaaaaaatccaatcaaattttgttttgatttatgATGTCTCACCTATTGGGGATAATATGCCATCACTAGATGTACCTCTCCCCGAATTTTCAAAAGATTCCATCTTTCTATTTGAGATAAATCAACCGGCGAAGCTTGACAAAATTCCGTttataaaatagtaaataaaattatatattattgtatatggatgCATGAATACctcttgtaattttatataatattgtatattggTATATATCaggttttcaaatatttttgtaaaacaaAATATGAAAGTTTTGTATATTATTGTATACTAGATGTATATTGTTGTATACAGAATTGTATTTTGAACGCTAAAGATTTGTAATATAAATTTTAGACTATATTTTTGCAATGTCAATTAGTTAATTGTACttcaataaaatttatgaaaaaattatcaaataaagAAACACATGAGAGAGGTTGGAATTTGTCTAAAATAGGACGGAATAGCAATAAGAACTGGAGCCAATTACAACCAATGTTCCCCCTTGTTCATTGGTATTCTTGAATACATTTGTGAGCAAGCATGTACTAGTTAATCATATGTCAAAGGTCTCAAACCAATAATGTTACCATGGTCCATAGTTTTGGAATTCTACCCAAGAGCCAAAAAATGGAATAACACTTCAATAAGGTTCCGTCTTTTAAGCCAAGGAAGCTGCATTTACTTTGATTGATGATTTCTCACCTTCGGCATATCAAATAGGAGCAATGAGGTGAGATGAAGGTAATGTTAAGGTGGAAGATGCAAAATCTTGATCTAGGACCAGAAATTAAGTGTTTTGTAAATCAAATATATCGACAGTAGAACAGAGAGATGGCTACTACAACGTTTTTCCTTTGAACAACTATTTGGAAGCATAGGGAAAGCCTGTGGAAGAGGCATTTCACAGTTCTCACCATTGAAATATACTCTCCTTGGAAATGCCCATCCATTACTAAGTGTAAATGAGCTCATGTCCTTTAGTAAAAGTATCTCTGTCGCCACAGATCCCACTTGCTTCTCTTCAGCTTGCAACAAAGCGTCGTTGTAGAAGTCTAAACCCCAAAAGAGTGCAACTTCATCTGCATTAACATCAATATAACCACATAAGAACAAGTAAAAAACAAACTTGATGTCTAATCACTCATGATCAAAGTTGGGTTAAATTTCATGTTTTGGTCACTGAACTTTATCCACTATAATAATAAAGTTACAAAATTACTTCGTGCCACATTAAAGTTATTGAACTTCACTCACTATAACGACAAAACCTACCCATCATTCATCAACGTAACTTTGGTAGAGTTTTGTGACTTACTATTGAAGTGGTTCAGTTACTTCAATGtgaaaaattctttttgattttACTGTCATAGTTGATAAAGTTCAATTACTGTGTAGTGCGACTTTAATGTAGAGCAAATACCTGGAACACCAACGGTAGGGAGCATTGTATTGTTGAAGCTGAAGACAGTTGACTGCTGGCTAAAACCAGGATGTTGGACTACCACATTCCAGTTCGAATAGTTTTTACCTAAGTTGTAATTGGAAACAGTGAGTTTCACCCTCCAATAATTCCTGTAATTCTTCTTAATATGCCAGTGAACCCGAAGTGGACACATATGATCAGTGCACTGAAGTAACTcgcgctcatatggtgatgacGAACTTTGTCTGTTCCACGTATATAAACCACAACAAATCAGCAATCTATGCAAAATGGGCAAAATTGAAGTATTTCATCCTATTAAAAGACAGTTTTGCTTAGTTACCAACCCAATGCATGATTTTGCCTCATTGTCAGCTAATTTACATCCACAGCTACATAAATTGCATGGTGTCACCTCAGGATTGTAAAATGTTGAAAGAGAAACACAACAGTTCGGCGATTTATTGGCCAAGAAAGTTGAGTAGGTGCATGTTGATTTCCATGTCCCTGAATGCAACAACAAAGAAGAAAAGGGATTTAATGGCCAATCTAATATTCTACTGTGAACACTTAAATCTAGAAACAAGCTCTTCTCAACTTCTAGATTTGCTTCCTCTATACTAATTACATTAGTAGTATAAGTTCCAAATAGAATACTTACTGATTACTTGTTCTTGTCTTTGTCCTTCTATAACCGAAGATGTTGTTGGATCTGTGTCCACATATTCATCACAAGTATAACCAGGTCTTGGAGCCATTAGAGTGAGATTTAGAGGCCTGTGAACTATATAATTTCCCCCTAAGTTTCCAACTTTCATCTCAAAGGACGCAAAAGAATTGGAAGGATTGATAGCTGAGGCAGCAAGAAATCCACCATGACAGCAACCATCTGATCTTTTCTCTGGTGGAGCTTCTGGCGCCAGGTCTACTATAATAGGATTTTTCTTGCAACAATGTGGAATTTCGGACTTGAAGGCTGAACAATTCCCTTGTTGAGTGGCAAAAGCACCGGACATTGACCAAATAACCTCATTAGCTGCCCATGTCCACCCTAGTTGCCAGCCCGGTTTCTCAATGTGTCTATACTGGTAGTAGTTTTGAATGGTTATCCTTGCCTTAAGCATTATAGTCAAGTTAGATAGCAAAAAATTACTAATATTTAAACTGATGGATATATATAAACTTTGGCCTCAATGAAACTACTAGGAAAATGAACTATGGACTGAACCTccaaagctagctcatgaggtGAACCTTCCCCTCCTCTCCCAAATGCACGCCCAGGCCTGGTAATGGAGCGTGGATAATGACTCTAATATCGTGTTAAGAAAATGTATGTGGAGCCCTACTCAATCCCAAAAGGTAGCTCAACTCCATAGGCTTTCGAACTTGTTCAAATGTCATAgttaaaatactaaaatattggAAGTACTTCTAAGAATTATTTTCCTAACCTGGTAACCATCTTCTGTCCATCTAACAATGTCATACGTAACTGATATATTTCCAATAGGATCCAGAGGATCATAGCAATCTGGAATGAAGAAAAAGCACCCAACTTAACAGAAAAACAAGTGGCTAAGGTATTTACTATTTCCAAAACAGAAgcaaaaagaagaaaggaaaaggGTGTTACCTGAAAGATTGCACATAGTAATTATCAATACCAACATCAGGGGAAAACACCCAGGTCCAAAACTGATCAAGTCCATGAACCTTTCTGAAAAAAGCATTTTGGAACAGAAATATAGTTCTTCAAAAGTAGAGAATGGGACATATAATGAGACAAAACTTTTCATCAAGTATAATGATAGTAGAAAAGAAGATTCTAATAGTTTGTAGTGCATTCCTTCTTGGAACTAAATCCACAATGTTTGGTTAAAACAAAGCAGAAGACCATTGGAAATATCAACAGAATGTTAACAGAATCAAAAAGGACAAAATGAACTTTTTTCTAAGATACTCAACTAACTACTAAATCATGTTATTTGTATATTTAACCAATAAAAGAAATCTTCGGGAGGACTTTTTGTCCTTTTCAACATCCTTTTGGTATGGACGCAAACATGCAATATGCAAGAAAGGTAAACAAAGCATGAGTTATCCTTCCAGAAGTTCCAATATTATCTAATTTCTGTTAAGGACAATTAATAAACTAAACTTTACtttagttgagatttcgagGAATACAAGTTTTTTTATGACTAAACATGAAAAGCTTACATCCTTGATAGatcaataaattcaaaatttactaCTTATCCTCCAAATGTCAGCTCTAATCACATAGTTGACTTACTCCTGCATCAACATTTTATTATTCATGTATGAGTCACAGAATGACCTCACACTTGCAGACAAAACACGAATCTTGATCTTGGAACCTAAAATAGGTTTGATCATGATTGTCAAAATTCCACATTGCATTCCGTATCAGAAATCACTGGCCGACTCATCTAGATTCACACCACATGTACAATTCAGACCTCTAGATAAAGGTGGACGATGTTATCCATCCCGTCAAAACCAGAATCGCAACGTCACACAATATTCTGAATAGTCACAAAAGTCTTTTTGAAACTATCAGTAAAGctgaattttctttttcttcaccaTCTCACATGTGCTTGCACCTTTATGTTTTCACAAAGTAGTACTCCCTCCGTCCAATTTATGTAAAACTATTCCCTTTTTAGTAGGTTAGAAAAAGAATGACAACGTTTCATGTTTAGTAACAACTTAacttcaaattttttattttacccttATTGAAATGATAATGTAaaattttatgagttattttagactataaatttaaaaaaattctttcttttttctcctcttgaacTCCGCGTTCAATCAAAAACCTTCGCATAAATGAGGACAAAGGGAGTAGCAAATATGATGATGGCCTATGCTTATGATTTATTTGAATGAAGTTGTTAAATTACTCTGCCAATAGTTGATGattaaaaattccaaaaaagtgaattttctttttattattttcacgGCCAAACGCCCACTAAGTTATTTAAACGGGCACTGATTTAAAGTATTATGAGAATAAGATTACTCATTCAATATTTAAAGTAGTCAAAGACCAAGTGACACTATTAATTGCTGAAATGGATGCTGTATTAGTAAGACAGTATCTCTCAGCCTTTCATTTTAACAGAAATTTACATCATACATCCCCTGTTATTCTTTTTTGTCTAGTTCCATAAGATCAGTTACATCTCAGAATTAGATGGAGGCTGCAAGAGTGTAGAAGCAGAAGCAAGAGGCTCGTGCACAACAGAGTTCGTGGACACCGAGACTGGATTCCCTTCTAATTGCAGCATCATGCTTCCCAGTATTTCTGTCAACAACCTCTTGAAGTCTTCCTCTTTAACCATCTTCCCATCATCGGCATCCAACATCTTACAGACTTCTTTTATGACCTTATCCATCT
This window encodes:
- the LOC129884454 gene encoding COBRA-like protein 1 — translated: MHYKLLESSFLLSLYLMKSFVSLYVPFSTFEELYFCSKMLFSERFMDLISFGPGCFPLMLVLIITMCNLSDCYDPLDPIGNISVTYDIVRWTEDGYQARITIQNYYQYRHIEKPGWQLGWTWAANEVIWSMSGAFATQQGNCSAFKSEIPHCCKKNPIIVDLAPEAPPEKRSDGCCHGGFLAASAINPSNSFASFEMKVGNLGGNYIVHRPLNLTLMAPRPGYTCDEYVDTDPTTSSVIEGQRQEQVIRTWKSTCTYSTFLANKSPNCCVSLSTFYNPEVTPCNLCSCGCKLADNEAKSCIGQSSSSPYERELLQCTDHMCPLRVHWHIKKNYRNYWRVKLTVSNYNLGKNYSNWNVVVQHPGFSQQSTVFSFNNTMLPTVGVPDEVALFWGLDFYNDALLQAEEKQVGSVATEILLLKDMSSFTLSNGWAFPRRVYFNGENCEMPLPQAFPMLPNSCSKEKRCSSHLSVLLSIYLIYKTLNFWS